Proteins from one Bartonella sp. HY328 genomic window:
- a CDS encoding SDR family oxidoreductase has product MDLGLKNKKAIICASSKGLGKACAFALARAGCEITINGRDKEILQKAADEIQMATGVKVSIVNADISTKDGQKALLSTCPDPDILVNNNGGPAFKNFRQLDKQTIMAGLEQNMITPIELIQAVIDGMVSRKFGRIVNITSTSVYRPIPGLDLSSGARAGLTAFLAGVAQVVVSSNVTINNLLPGAFATDRLKGSLENEQRTSGLPLDDIYKHRMAHIPAKRFGNPEEFGDACAFLCSSKSGYITGQNLIIDGGSYASAF; this is encoded by the coding sequence ATGGATCTTGGTTTAAAAAATAAAAAAGCGATTATCTGTGCCTCTAGCAAAGGGCTTGGCAAAGCTTGCGCATTTGCATTGGCGCGTGCTGGCTGCGAAATTACTATCAACGGAAGAGATAAGGAAATCTTGCAAAAGGCTGCCGATGAAATTCAAATGGCTACCGGGGTTAAAGTGTCGATTGTTAATGCAGATATATCGACTAAGGATGGCCAGAAAGCGCTTTTATCTACCTGCCCTGATCCAGATATCCTCGTAAACAATAATGGCGGACCTGCTTTTAAGAACTTTAGGCAACTTGATAAACAAACAATTATGGCCGGGCTTGAACAGAATATGATTACTCCAATAGAGCTTATTCAAGCCGTCATTGATGGTATGGTTAGCCGTAAATTTGGTAGAATCGTAAATATCACGTCTACGTCTGTTTATCGCCCTATTCCTGGGTTAGATCTATCATCGGGTGCTCGTGCTGGCTTAACTGCTTTTTTAGCAGGGGTTGCACAAGTTGTGGTATCCAGCAATGTTACCATTAACAACCTTTTGCCAGGGGCGTTTGCCACTGACCGACTAAAGGGCTCACTCGAAAATGAGCAAAGGACAAGTGGACTCCCATTAGATGATATTTATAAGCATCGCATGGCGCATATCCCTGCAAAACGCTTTGGTAATCCAGAAGAATTTGGTGATGCTTGTGCCTTTTTGTGCTCTTCCAAGTCTGGTTACATAACAGGGCAAAATTTAATTATCGACGGTGGCTCTTATGCAAGTGCTTTTTAA
- a CDS encoding NADP-dependent malic enzyme gives MTTKSGKKKLSELEEAALFFHQYPKPGKLEIHATKPLGNQRDLALAYSPGVAAPCLAIHDNPNLAAQYTSRANLVAVISNGTAVLGLGNIGPLASKPVMEGKAVLFKKFANIDVFDIEIEAPTIESMVKTISSLEPTFGGINLEDIKAPECFEVEDQLRKIMKIPVFHDDQHGTAIIVAAAVINALSLANKRIEHAKIVTSGAGAAALACLNLLVSLGARRENIWVSDIEGVVYEGRNSLMDRWKEVYAQPTDARTLSEVIKDADIFLGLSAGGVLKPELLKSMAEKPLVMALANPTPEIMPEEARKVRPDAMICTGRSDYPNQVNNVLCFPHIFRGALDVGATAINEEMKRAAVFAIAALAQEETSDTAAKAYSGEVPKFGPDYLIPSPFDNRLILRIAPAVAKAAMETGVALRPITDMEHYLEELNRFVFRSGLIMKPVFATAKSSKVKRVIYADGEDERVLRAAQVVLEEKTAIPILIGRPNVIDVRLRRFGLKIRPNEDFELINPDDDPRYRDYVDLFLSYTGRRGVTPEVARTIVRTSTTAIAALAVMRDEADAMICGLGGRFERNLQLVEQIIGLEPGVSGFSALSLLISQRTPIFFTDTYVNQDPTAEELVEIAWLAAQELQGFGIEPKIAFVSHSNFGSKSSKSAEKMRETANLFAQRFPEIEADGEMHGDSALSQALRDRVLPGSRLKGEANLLVFPNLDSANITMNVVKQTLDALHVGPILMGPSRPAHILTPSVTSRGVVNMTALAVVEANRRNALLTAKDKEVDTGDYFRRHRRIIPT, from the coding sequence ATGACAACGAAAAGCGGTAAAAAGAAACTTTCGGAGCTTGAAGAAGCAGCATTATTTTTTCATCAATATCCAAAGCCGGGAAAATTAGAAATCCATGCAACTAAACCCTTAGGGAACCAACGTGATTTGGCGTTGGCATACTCACCAGGTGTTGCCGCTCCTTGTCTCGCTATTCATGATAACCCCAATCTTGCTGCTCAATATACGTCAAGAGCTAATCTTGTTGCGGTTATTTCTAATGGTACGGCCGTTTTGGGCCTTGGCAATATTGGTCCTTTAGCGTCTAAACCGGTTATGGAAGGTAAGGCTGTCCTTTTCAAAAAATTTGCAAATATTGACGTTTTTGATATTGAGATTGAGGCTCCAACAATTGAGTCAATGGTAAAGACCATTTCGTCTTTAGAGCCTACTTTTGGCGGTATCAACCTTGAAGATATTAAAGCACCTGAATGTTTCGAGGTTGAAGACCAATTACGTAAAATCATGAAAATACCGGTTTTTCATGATGATCAGCATGGTACGGCCATTATTGTTGCGGCTGCTGTCATCAATGCGCTTTCTCTTGCCAATAAGCGTATTGAACATGCAAAAATAGTGACTTCTGGCGCTGGTGCAGCTGCCCTTGCCTGCCTCAATCTTCTTGTTTCACTTGGTGCTCGGCGCGAAAACATCTGGGTCAGCGATATTGAAGGTGTTGTGTATGAGGGGCGCAACAGCCTCATGGATAGATGGAAAGAAGTTTACGCGCAGCCAACAGATGCTCGCACTCTAAGTGAAGTTATTAAAGATGCCGATATTTTTCTTGGTCTTTCAGCTGGCGGGGTGTTGAAGCCAGAATTATTAAAATCAATGGCTGAAAAGCCTCTCGTTATGGCTCTTGCCAACCCAACACCAGAAATTATGCCTGAAGAGGCGCGCAAAGTTCGTCCTGATGCGATGATTTGTACTGGACGTTCTGACTATCCTAATCAGGTCAATAATGTTCTGTGCTTTCCGCATATTTTCCGTGGCGCATTAGATGTTGGTGCAACTGCTATCAATGAAGAAATGAAACGCGCGGCAGTATTCGCCATTGCAGCACTCGCGCAAGAGGAAACCTCCGATACAGCTGCAAAAGCCTATAGTGGCGAAGTACCCAAATTTGGTCCAGATTACCTAATTCCCTCGCCTTTTGATAATCGCCTCATTTTGCGCATTGCTCCAGCCGTTGCCAAAGCTGCAATGGAGACAGGTGTTGCCTTACGTCCCATTACCGATATGGAGCACTACCTTGAAGAGTTAAATCGCTTCGTTTTCCGTTCGGGCCTTATTATGAAGCCCGTTTTTGCCACGGCAAAAAGCTCCAAGGTAAAACGGGTGATTTACGCAGATGGTGAAGATGAGCGTGTATTGCGGGCTGCTCAAGTTGTATTAGAAGAAAAGACAGCTATTCCGATACTTATTGGAAGGCCTAATGTTATCGATGTAAGGCTAAGACGCTTTGGTTTAAAAATTAGACCTAATGAAGATTTTGAGCTGATAAATCCCGATGACGATCCACGCTATCGTGATTATGTGGATCTCTTTTTAAGCTATACAGGTAGACGCGGCGTCACTCCAGAAGTTGCCCGTACAATTGTTCGTACATCAACAACAGCAATTGCGGCTTTAGCTGTTATGCGCGACGAAGCGGATGCTATGATTTGTGGTCTGGGCGGCCGTTTTGAGCGCAATTTGCAATTGGTTGAACAAATAATCGGCCTTGAGCCGGGCGTATCTGGCTTCTCGGCATTAAGTTTGCTTATCTCACAGCGCACGCCAATATTTTTTACCGACACCTATGTTAATCAAGATCCAACAGCAGAAGAATTGGTTGAAATTGCTTGGCTTGCCGCGCAAGAGCTACAGGGCTTTGGTATTGAACCCAAAATTGCTTTTGTTTCTCACTCTAATTTCGGTTCGAAAAGCAGCAAAAGCGCCGAAAAAATGCGTGAAACCGCTAATTTATTTGCTCAACGTTTTCCAGAAATTGAAGCAGATGGTGAAATGCATGGTGATTCAGCTTTATCACAAGCCTTACGTGATCGCGTTTTACCAGGTTCACGCTTAAAGGGTGAAGCAAATCTTCTGGTATTTCCTAATCTTGATTCAGCCAATATTACCATGAATGTTGTCAAGCAAACTCTTGATGCATTGCATGTTGGCCCTATTCTAATGGGACCTTCACGACCAGCGCATATTTTAACACCTTCGGTTACATCACGCGGCGTTGTTAATATGACTGCCCTAGCTGTAGTTGAAGCAAACCGAAGAAATGCACTCTTAACCGCAAAGGATAAAGAGGTTGACACGGGAGATTATTTCCGTCGCCATCGCCGTATCATCCCAACCTAA
- a CDS encoding acyl carrier protein, with amino-acid sequence MSSTFDKVADIIAETSEIDRDTITPESHTIDDLGIDSLDFLDIVFAIDKEFGIKIPLEQWTQEVNDGKAETEEYFVLKNLCAKIDELVAAKAAS; translated from the coding sequence TTGTCCTCAACATTTGACAAAGTCGCCGATATTATTGCTGAAACCAGCGAAATTGATCGTGATACAATTACACCTGAAAGCCACACGATTGATGACCTAGGGATCGACAGTCTTGATTTCCTTGATATCGTTTTTGCTATTGATAAGGAATTTGGCATTAAAATTCCACTTGAGCAATGGACCCAAGAAGTTAATGACGGCAAAGCTGAAACTGAGGAATATTTTGTTCTTAAAAATCTTTGCGCAAAGATTGATGAACTTGTTGCGGCAAAAGCTGCCAGCTAA